The genomic window TGGAAATCGTTCCTGGCCTCGGTCATGGACCCGTCGCGGAACTCGAGGACGGCCAGCTCGGCCACCTCCATGTTCAGCTCCGCGGTCCTCATGTCGGCGCGGGAACGCTCCACGGTCATCTGCTGCTGGCGGAGGAGCTCGTCGTACTCCGAGGAGTCGAGCGTGGCCAGGACGTCGCCCTTCTTGACGGCCGAACCTTCCGGCACGATGGTCAGGAGCACGGAGGAGCCGCCGGCGTAGAGCGGCTGGCCCATGACGCCGATCGCGACGTTCTCGAGCTCGCATTCGACGACCGTGCGGACCGAGCTCTCCACCCGGCCGCTCGCGGAGAGGGACGGATACAGGTCGGCCCGCTTCACCTCGGCCACGGCGTAGCGCTCCGCCGGGGGACGCACGTCGCGCCGGCCTCGCATCCAGATCCACGCGCCGACGGCCGCCGCGGTCGTGATCGCGACCAGCGTGATCTTCCCCAGGACCACCCACGGGTTCCTTCGCGGGCTCATCACAGGGTCTCCTGACTGTTTCTTTGCCTGGGCCCGCGCCGATCCGCCCCCGGAACGGCCGGCTCCCCCGGATATCTCAAGGTATCGCCGCAGTCTGGGCGCCCGCCGGAATGGCAGGATTCGCGGCTCGCGACCGGTAAGGCGGCGGCAGGAAGGAGGTTGAGGTTGGATTCGGGCGGTGGCGGGGGCCCGGGGCAGATCGGCTCCGAGGCGCTCCTACATATACATCTACACTCTACACGAGCTTCACACAAGCAAGGTCCGCACCAACCAGCGTATAACAAAAATTCAACATCCGCAACGGCACAAGCAGGAAGTTGAAGGCTCGAGTGGACCTGAAGCGATCCCGCGATCGCCTCCCATTCGTGGCTTCGGTCGTATCCGGCACCAACAAAGCCAATAAGTCGCTTCCTATAGCCAATGAAGGAGTTGCGTCCGAGCTTCGGCTTTGATCGCGGTGCATGGTTTCTCGTTTCGCCCGGCGGGCTCTCGGACGAGGGACGCATCTTTTGCCTCTTGCCCCGGGGGTGGGCTAGTCGCGTAGGCGGGGTGGACCAGCCTCGAGGGGCTTGCCGAGACGGTGAAGCGCACGAAGATTCCTCTATCTAGACAATGCGCTATCTTCCCCCATTTCAGTCGGCCGCGTGACCGCTTTCTTCGGAATCGCCCTCGGAAGGCTCTCCCAGGATCTGGTCAGCGGGGCCTACCGCGTGCCCGTTCGCTGCATGTGCGGCGGTCATCCGTCGAACCGGGCCTCGTCCCGAATCCGATCGGACCCGCACTTGAGGATTCGGCCCGGCGGCTGATAATAAGGACCATGCGCACCGAGAGTTCCATCGCAGACGTTCCTACAGCCGGCGGGGCTTCCCCGGCTTCGCCGACGGGCAACGAGCCTCCGATCCTCCGCCCGGTGGCCCAGGCTCGACCCGAATTGCTGTCGCCGGCGGGCGACAGGGAATGCCTGGTCGCCGCGCTGGAGAACGGGGCGGACGCGGTCTACTTCGGCCTCCAGCGGCACAATGCCCGGATCCGGGCGAACAACTTCGACGGGGCCGACCTGTCCGAGATCATGGCGACGCTCCATCGCCGGGGCGCCCGCGGCTACGTCACGCTGAATACGCTGATCTTCCCCGGCGAGCTCGCGGACGTGGAGGCGACCGTTCGCGAGCTGGTCGAGGCGGGCGTCGATGCCGTCATCATCCAGGACCTCGGCCTCGCGCGGCTCATCCGTGCCATCTGCCCGGAGATGGAGATCCACGCGTCGACCCAGATGTCGATCACCAGCGAGGAGGGGGTCCGCCTGGCGTCGGAGCTCGGCTGCTCGCGGGTCATCCTGGCCCGCGAGCTGTCCCTGGACGAGATCCGCAAGATCCGGTGCCAGACGGAGGTCCCCGTCGAGGTCTTCGTGCACGGTGCGCTCTGCGTGGCCTACTCCGGCCAGTGCCTGACGAGCGAGGCCCTGGGCGGCCGCTCGGCGAACCGCGGCGAGTGTGCCCAGGCCTGCCGGATGCCCTACCAGATCGTCTGCGACGGCCGCGACGTGGACCTCGGGGACGTCCAGTACCTGCTCAGCCCGCAGGATCTCGCCGCGTACGACCTGGTCCCCCGGCTGATCGAGCTGGGGGTCGCCAGCCTGAAGATCGAGGGTCGCCTCAAGGCCCCCGAGTACGTGGCCAACATCACCCGCCACTATCGGCGGGCGATCGACGCGGCCCTCTCCAGCGAGCCGGCCGGCTTCACCGCGCGCGACGTGGAGGAGATGCAGCTCAGCTTCTCACGCGGGTTCAGCCACGGCTTCCTCGACGGCAACGACCACAAGTTCCTCGTCCGCGGCGACTACGCCAAGAAGCGGGGACTCCTCGTCGGCCGCGTCGCCGGGCTGACGAGGCAGGGCGTCCTGCTGGAGCAGCCCGCGACGTCCGTCAAGCCGGGCGACGGCCTCGTCTTCGACGGCGACGAGCAAGCGAACGTCCCGGAGCAGGGCGGGCGTGTTTATGAGGTCTTCCCCCGGCCCGACGGCCTCGTCGAGCTCCGTTTCGGCCGCGACGCGATCCGCCTCCAGGCCCTCCGCCACGGCCAGCGGGCCTGGAAGACCGACGACCCGGAGCTGACCGCCCGCCTGCGCAGGACGTTCGAGGGCCATCCCTCCCGCCTCGTCGATCTCGACCTGGTCGTTTCCGCGAAGGCCGGAGAGCCGCTCCGCGTCCAGGCGAGGACGGCCGCGGGGCAGGGGGCCCGCGTCGAGGGCGACGCCCCGCTGGTTGCCGCCCGCTCCAGGCCCGCCGACGAGGCCCTCCTGCGCGACCAGCTCGGCCGACTGGGCGGCACGATCTACCGCCTCCGCGGGCTCGACGCGGCGATCGAGGGCGACCCGATGATCCCCCGCAGCCTGCTCAACCAGGTTCGCCGGGACCTCGTCGCGAAGCTCGAAGTGGCCGCCTCCACTCCCGCCCGCAGGCGGATCGCCGAAGCTCCCGTCCTGCCCGAGCTCCTCGCCCCCATCGAAGCCGAGCGAGCCCGCCAGCTCGCGGCCAGGAACGACGACGCGGTTCCTCGCCATGCCAGCTCCCCGCAAGCCTCGATGCCCCCTTCAGGTGAGGCCATCCCTTCCGGTCCCCTCCCCCCACCGTGGGGGAGGGTTAGGGAGAGGGGGCGACCGCCTTCGCCGGGAGAGGAAGCCCCTGGCAGCTCGCGAGATGCTGACTTCCGTTCGCCAGCTCACCCCACAATCCAGGCCCCGTCCGATCCCCCTCTCCCTAACCCTCCCTCACCAGGGGGGAAGGGACAGAATGTGGACGCCCTTCACAGGGGCAGCGCACGGGGTGCCACGGGGGAGCTGGCGGTATCCAGCACGCCGCAACTCCACGACGGCCTCTCCGCCCTCTGCCGGACGACCGAGCAGATCGAGGCCGCAGTCGCCGCGGGGATCACGACGATCTACGCCGACTACCAGGACATCAAGCGATACTCCGAGGCCGTGGCCGCCGCTCGTGAAGGCGGCGCGACGATCTTCCTCGCGACGCCCCGGATCGAAAAGCCGGCGGAGGCGAACCTCTTCCGATTCCTCGAGAAGCTCGGCCCCGATGGCATCCTCGTTCGGAATGCCGGCGGCCTGGCCTTCTGCCACGAGCGGTCGATCCCGTTCGTCGCCGACTTCTCCCTGAACGCGGCCAACCCGCTGAGCGTCGACCTGCTGAAGAGCCGCGGCGCGATCCGGGTCACGGCCTCCTACGACCTGAACGCGCAGCAGCTCGCGGACCTGATCGCCGCGACGCCGCCGGACTGGCTGGAGATCGTCATCCACCAGCGGATCCCGATGTTCCACATGGAGCACTGCGTCTTCTGCGCGTTCCTGTCGCCGGGCAACGACCACACGAACTGCGGGC from Aquisphaera giovannonii includes these protein-coding regions:
- a CDS encoding DUF3656 domain-containing U32 family peptidase, which translates into the protein MAQARPELLSPAGDRECLVAALENGADAVYFGLQRHNARIRANNFDGADLSEIMATLHRRGARGYVTLNTLIFPGELADVEATVRELVEAGVDAVIIQDLGLARLIRAICPEMEIHASTQMSITSEEGVRLASELGCSRVILARELSLDEIRKIRCQTEVPVEVFVHGALCVAYSGQCLTSEALGGRSANRGECAQACRMPYQIVCDGRDVDLGDVQYLLSPQDLAAYDLVPRLIELGVASLKIEGRLKAPEYVANITRHYRRAIDAALSSEPAGFTARDVEEMQLSFSRGFSHGFLDGNDHKFLVRGDYAKKRGLLVGRVAGLTRQGVLLEQPATSVKPGDGLVFDGDEQANVPEQGGRVYEVFPRPDGLVELRFGRDAIRLQALRHGQRAWKTDDPELTARLRRTFEGHPSRLVDLDLVVSAKAGEPLRVQARTAAGQGARVEGDAPLVAARSRPADEALLRDQLGRLGGTIYRLRGLDAAIEGDPMIPRSLLNQVRRDLVAKLEVAASTPARRRIAEAPVLPELLAPIEAERARQLAARNDDAVPRHASSPQASMPPSGEAIPSGPLPPPWGRVRERGRPPSPGEEAPGSSRDADFRSPAHPTIQAPSDPPLPNPPSPGGKGQNVDALHRGSARGATGELAVSSTPQLHDGLSALCRTTEQIEAAVAAGITTIYADYQDIKRYSEAVAAAREGGATIFLATPRIEKPAEANLFRFLEKLGPDGILVRNAGGLAFCHERSIPFVADFSLNAANPLSVDLLKSRGAIRVTASYDLNAQQLADLIAATPPDWLEIVIHQRIPMFHMEHCVFCAFLSPGNDHTNCGRPCDHHDVKLRDRVGVEHPLTADVGCRNTLYNAVPQTAAEFLPRFLTLGARQFRIEFLGEGAAAVGRTIGLYRAVIEGRRDAKSLWRELKATNQYGVTRGPLAVIG